The nucleotide sequence ATTAGATTAAAATTTATTATTCAAAAAAAATTTATAAAAAGTCGGAGAAAAATGATTTTAGAAGAGATAAAGACTAAACAGGAAGAAATTTTAGAAAAGTGGAACAATCTAAAAGATATTTTAAAGCCTGAAAAACTTCAGGAAGAGATAAAAGTATTAGACAGTCAGATGGCAGACCCTAACTTCTGGAACGACTCTAAAAAAGCCCAAGAGATATCATCTAAAAGAAATTACCTTGGAGAAAAGTTAGAAGAGATTTTAAAAGTTGACAAGAAAGTAAAAGACCTTCAAGATTACATTCAACTTCTTGAAATGGAAAAAGATGAAAACTTATACACAGAGGTTGAAAAAGAGATAGACCAGCTGGAAAAAGAGTTGGAAAGACTTGAAATAAGTAGTCTATTATCAGAAGAGATGGATTCTAAAAACGCAATACTCACACTTCAAGCAGGGTCAGGTGGTGTAGAAGCTTGCGACTGGACTCAGATGCTTATGAGAATGTATCTAAGGTGGGCAGAAGGTAAAGGTTTTCAAGTTGAGATAGTTGACTATCAACCAGACGATGTAGCTGGCATTAAAAGTGCAACGATAATAGTAAAAGGTCCTTTTGCTTACGGCTATCTAAAAGGTGAACAGGGAGTCCACAGATTAGTTAGAATATCTCCTTTTGATGCAAACAAAAGAAGACATACTTCGTTTGCAGCAGTATCTGTAATTCCAGAGATAGACGAAGAAATCAAAATAGAGATAAATGAAGAAGACCTTAGAATAGATACATTTAGAGCCGGAGGAGCCGGTGGACAGCACGTAAACAAAACAGATTCAGCTGTAAGAATAACCCACATACCTACAGGTATAGTAGTAGCGTGTCAAAGTGAAAGGTCTCAACTTCAAAATAAATTAAAAGCTTTAAATATGCTAAAAGCAAAACTTTATCAACTTGAATTACAAAAACAGAAGGAAAAACAGAAAGAGTTAGAAGGTGAGAAAAAAGATATTACTTGGGGTAGCCAAATAAGGTCTTACGTATTCCAGCCTTATCAGATGGTAAAAGACCTTAGAACAGGATACGAAGTAGGAAATGTAGAAGCTGTAATGGATGGTGATATAGACGGATTTATAGAAAGCTATCTTAAATGGAAAGCAAAAGAGAAAAATGATTAAAGAGAAAAACATAATAGTTTTACTATCAGGTGGAATGGACAGTGCCACACTACTTTGGCTTGCAAAACAAAACTTTGAACAAGTTTACGCAATATCTTTTATATACGG is from Sulfurihydrogenibium subterraneum DSM 15120 and encodes:
- the prfB gene encoding peptide chain release factor 2 is translated as MILEEIKTKQEEILEKWNNLKDILKPEKLQEEIKVLDSQMADPNFWNDSKKAQEISSKRNYLGEKLEEILKVDKKVKDLQDYIQLLEMEKDENLYTEVEKEIDQLEKELERLEISSLLSEEMDSKNAILTLQAGSGGVEACDWTQMLMRMYLRWAEGKGFQVEIVDYQPDDVAGIKSATIIVKGPFAYGYLKGEQGVHRLVRISPFDANKRRHTSFAAVSVIPEIDEEIKIEINEEDLRIDTFRAGGAGGQHVNKTDSAVRITHIPTGIVVACQSERSQLQNKLKALNMLKAKLYQLELQKQKEKQKELEGEKKDITWGSQIRSYVFQPYQMVKDLRTGYEVGNVEAVMDGDIDGFIESYLKWKAKEKND